The genomic stretch TATCGTAGAATCAACTTCTTTGGTGTTTTAAGTCTGAATAATTGAAGCATCCCGTTTCTTTTACCTGTGTGATAATCTCTGTGTTCACCTATATTTATCAGCTAATAGTAGCACAAGATGTTGTTGCTGTTGTATTTATCAGCTATCAAAGGCTACACAACCACAAGTATATAAAATGCATTAAACATATTCATTGTTTGTATGATATTCCATGAACTCCATAGGAACTCTCATTTATTTGCAACGTAAACATAAACGTCTAATCAATTTCTATCCAGAGCAGCAGTCTCATTTGTTTTCGTATTGATTTTATCATCCTTCTTGAGAAGTTCAGCGTACCAGTGAGCAGAGAGCTTTGGAGTCCTTGTCTTATTCGCGTCCTCGAAGTCGACATGGTACAATCCACACCGAGATTGATACCCCGTCAACACCTCAAACACATCCATTAATGACCAAACGAAGTAGCCTCTCACATTTACTCCATTCCTGCAGCACCATTTCGATACTTCTTTTCATCGATATCAAGTTGTGTTTCTCATTTACTATATAAATACTAAAAACTAGTACCTGATAGCATCGAGCACGCCACTAATGAAGAGAGTCAGGTAATTGATCCTGTCAGTATCGTTGAGTCCACTCTCTTTCAATCCTATTCCATAACCTGCAAATGCACAACCTTGATCAACAACAAGAGATGGCTTAATACAGATTAATCGATATCGAAAACCAACCATTTTCTTCGACAAAGATAGGATGATTGCCGTAAGTGTCCCTGATATATTGCAATATGTATTGCATCCCTTGAGAATCGATCGGCGCAGCCTTTGTGGGGTCAAACTGGTTTGTTACACTGCATTAGTTAAATCACTTGGCTAAACCAAAAATGACAAACCAAACAATTCAGCTGATGCTTACTTGACCGGGCGTTGCATTCCTCAAACCTGCAGCAATTGAGAAGCAAAATAATTAGTTTACTAACGACGGTAATCAAGAGAGTGTAGATGGTTGTTACTAATTATTACTTGAAATGTCGGATGCAGCATCGAAACTGAAGTCGCGAAGTTTCATTTTCAAAGAATTGGGGTTGTCTTTGACATAGATTGAAGAATAGTGATTGATGCCAATGTAGTCGAAGGAGCCCTTTACTAGTTGAGATTGGTTGCCAGTGAAGGAGGGGAGCCTGGAGCCAGCATTCTTCTTCATTGTTTCAGGATAATCTCCATTCACCAAAGGATTAAGTATCCTAATTGAATGATGAACTTTATATAtcttgtttaaaaatttaaatgtttGAAATGACACGGAGGGACCGATAGAATGACTCACCAACCGACGTAGAAGTCGATTGTTCTTTGGGTTGCTGCAATGTCTGCAGAAGAGTTTGTGTCTGGATAAAACCAGAAAGTGTAAACGTTGATACCCATCCAGCCTTTCTGTACTGCCTGTAGATCATTTGCAAATTAAGAAGGTATATATTCTTAGCCAAGCATCTTTCTTACCTGTGTTGTTCAATTTGAAATGCAAAAATATTTCACTCGAATTGCTTTCGAAAATCAAATGCAATCTAGCCTCCTTATATGCATGCTTATCCCAGAACACAGGCAAATGAAGAATACCTGATACTTGCTTTTGTAGAGCTTCACTACGGATGCATGGGCTAACAGAAAATGGTGAGCCACAATGTAAggctctgttgtagaattgccagcCTTGCAATTTGCTCCGAATGGAGACGAGCATCGACCGGGTGCAATGCCTGCTATATCAAATCCACCTAATGCATTGATGTTGGGCTCAGCAAATGTAGTCCATCTTCGAACTCGATCACCAAAGTTTCTGAAGCACACATCAGCAAATGCAGTGAAATCCTCCCTGGATTCCACACCATCTCTTTGTGTTAGCTTGCTTAACTCATTATTTGTAAACTTTAAAGCAGTTGAAGGAGAGCTTACACAAAGAGTGGGCTCAGTAATCCCGAGTACTCCTCTTCTAGCACTTGGGGATGTTCGAGGTGGTATAGTGTAATATGAGGCTGGATCCCTTCATAGTTGCAAGAAATATAAGAGTCATATATTGATCATTAAAGCTCATTCATAAATTGCCAAAAGTTGAATTAGAAAACAAGTTTGATGTATATTTAAAGGGAAGACTAACCATATTTCACTAGCTCATCGATGAAGTTGTTGTAGAACTGCAGACCTTTAGGATTCACAAATCCTCTTCCATCTACAAAGAAAGTAGCATGCATATAAAATAACAGAATTAGTTTTTTTTAGTAACACTCTAACCGATCTAAAAGTTTCAGGGAGTCATACTCGGAAGAAGTCTTGACCAAGAGATGGAGAATCTGTAGGAGTCCAATCCCAATTCAGCCATCAGCTTCACATCTTCCTAATAAACCATCTCATCTTACTGAAAGTTACTTGTATGATTCTTCTATAGTCAAACTAACTCTTTAATTGTGCGATTGCTTAGGAAGTAGCTTTAATAGTCATCAATGTGTAATAATTAAGTTAAGATTCAAACCCAAAATGAAACAGATAGAAGAAGCTTTTATGTATTTTTACATTAAAAAAGGTGAACCTAAAGTGTGTAGTTATTATACCTTATATTTGTGATACCCATCTGAAGCTACATCTGCTGTACTTTTGTCCATCATTCGTCCTAAAATATTCATCATAAAAAAAGATCAATAATTCTCAGAAAGTTAAACGGTGGTTAGAGTAATTAAACACAGGATTATAATATCAGTGACTGAAATTCTATTACTCAAATGCATTCAAATGTGAAGTGTTGAGCTACTCATGCATGCATTCTTCCGGAGTGTACTCATCTCCTATTACAAGTAGAATTAAtcgattttatatattaataaaaagtaaaatttgGTTGGTTTGACTGGTAAAAAAACAAAAAGTTCGGTTTCGAATAGTTTGGTTCGATCATAATCTAATGTTTAGATCCAAATTAATGGTGATGTCGACATGTGATACATATAAATAATAAATGCTAAGGACAGCTTTTTTTCATTGTTGCTCGAGGAATCACAATTAATGATACACAAAATCTGTGATTATAATGGATTTTCAACGGCAAACTACTTCTAATCATTGTCAACCAAATATATTAAAACAATACTCGACATCATCATCTCTACAACTCTACTAAAAACAATTGAATATAATTTTAGATATTAAATTTTCATtcagtatttaaaaaaaaattgatttatgatACGTACTCAAACGTCATCCTATCCATATTCATTTTAATGGTTACGAAAGTCAATTTTCCAACAGCGTGGCCTACGAAAAGTCTAAAACAATCATTGCAAACAGAACAATCGAATCGGGGGAGAAACAAGACCTTGATGGGTGAAATTATCCCAAATGGATGGAGTCCTTCCATCCTCTGCCACAGCACCCTCCACCTACGTACGTTTAACCAACAACGATAAGCATTCTTAGACATGAAGCTAGCTATACTCACGCAAGTCCTTCCAAGAACCGAATGAATCCCAACGTTTAAGGAATATTGGCTAGCTCGCCTGATAAGCCGAAGTGCCAGCTCCGAAGATGAAATTCAGCGGGAAATCTCCCCTGCTCAAGCTGGCCGGCTCAGTCACTAGCGGCAGCCCCCAGCCGTAATTTTGCAGCGATAGCAAGAGGATCGCCGTCAAGAAGGAGGAGGTCGAGAAGGTCCCTTCTTTCCCCATCGCTGCGCTCTCTCCTCGTTTCTCTCTACACGGCGACCTCCGCTATCTAACGCTTGAGCACCAGACGCACAGTCGCAGAAACCATATACATCGACAACAGAAGGGTAACGCGAGACGGAAGCCAGTGAAATGTACGCCACAGCCAAGAAAGAATAAAATATACTTATTTGAATAAAAATTAGTAAATAatgtttaatataaaaattattctgTATATAACATTTCATTTTAACGATTTTAATAATTAAGGCAATCAGATAAGGGTAGCTTCGTGGAAGCCGCTGTACCATTCGTTAAAAAACACGTGTCACTTGCATGAGCTTAAAATTATCCACGTCCAGCGGGTACCGTTTGTCttctgtttaattaatttttttccatattcatttaattttattgGATACGGATTAATTTTATTGGCGCGGTGCGATTTGATTACCGGTATTGAATTTTACAATACAAACCTTTTACTGTCCGTCTGAGAAATTGGGGACGAACATGAGTTTTTATATTTCGTAGATTAAGAAAACCAGGACTGCAGGATTGTCAAATGCATACACAAATGGAAAGAGTTGCTTTCATTTTGACGCCATCTTAGGTAAAtctagaaattttattttctgcAAATACCCATCCATTTGTAATTAATGCATTTATTTTCTATCAGCTTTAGCAGTGATCATATCAATTAGTACGATGGACCACAACTTCCGCTGCTGAACATCGCACCGACAGCCCATCGCAGCCTGTCTCAGCGCCTGAGAACTACCATTTACAGCGTCTCTCTCTCTCTGATCGACTTCTATGAATAGGACAAACTCTCTATGAGTCTCATTCTCAATTTTATCAGATTCGCATGGGAACCCCTTCCCTTTTTGCCTTACCATCATATGGAAGAAATTTTTTTCCTTGTGTACTTCTTTTCCTCTTTCTTTTGATCCCTCTTCTTTACTCGTAACTAGTAATTTCCGAATAAGAAGCTTGTTCTTAAGAAATTATTTTGAGGAGTtcggtgtggatacaaatagaaaTGAGGTTTGACAACGTCGctatggttgatgcccttctcgttataggtcatccgtaaagtacacctagcgtaaatttactttccgtaaaaatttaattatgcgatcatgtttggcataTTGTTTCCTTATAGGCGTGTGTtgtgtgtgatataataatttaggaactattattattttatttttcactacGTAAATTTAAGAAACGCGCATTAGCACACActgcatcgggcatatcccaacagtggtatcagagcctgatagtgcttcgacatgatcgtaaaattattttacgtttcgtaatttgtgttgtaattaattttaaaatttttctagaattattaagatttttctattttttgaaagtttcctaaattgttaggaaatttcattttaaaaaagtttctgatataatttcgaaaaaataaatttagaaatattttgttaatttagaaatgatcatttctggaattttttgaaattttaagaaatatttaatttttgaaaattttcctaatttgttagataataccaaatatggaaagattctaaaaattttttaaaaaaaaatctttgagatattctaaattaaattatagaattaatcttttctagattttttgaatttattaaaatattatatttttagaaagttttctaaattgttagggaataccaaatttagaaagatttaaaaaatcataaaaaatcgacatttgagatattctaaattaaattatagaattaatgttttctaaattttttagatttattaaaatattttattttttggaaagtttcctaaattatgaggaaataccaaatttgaaaatttttgaaaaatctttaaaaatatagatttgaattattttataataaattaagaaatattaattaattatttcttaaatggttagaaaattaatttagaaatttatttttaaaataattaaagattcttgattaatagaaagattctagatgagatatgttaattaaatttaaaaattggtttcctaatttgattagataaatcttaatttattaaaatcagatttataacatatttttatttccaaaatagaattataacatatgtaaatttaaGCAACATACCATATTATATGCtatgtagatgcattaattattacatgattagattttattatgcgtGTGATGTAATTAGATTTTACCATATATATTATGTGTCATGTTATGTCATGCGTGTAAtttgtcatgtcatcatttatgtcatgcacaGCCCCGGTCCTAACATTCAGGAGCCCCCGGCAAAACGATAAAATATGCCCTAATTTTGTTTAATaaagtaaaatttatttacaatgaCTTCTTCTAACTTTTCTAGATGCaaatcatctataatattattaatttcaagattttctaaaatctctttttcaatagataaaattgctAATTCATTCAATCTCCCTTACAACATCGTTGATCTCATGTATGTTTtcagtaattttaattttgagaaacttcTTTCAGCTGATCCTACAGTAACAGACATACTCAACAGTATTCTATAAGCAATTGCAACATTTGGATAATAATctatattttttacaaaattaaaaatatcaacTGCCGACATTATCTAATTTAGTAAAGTTAGTTGTAGTATTTTTAATTCTGTAAACaaatcatctaactcaacatctAATGAATTATCATGCGTAAAAGTGGATGTCAGATTAACACAACATTTTCTCAACTCATCATTATCCAATGATTTTAATATTTTCGAATCAAACAAAaaaccaaatatattttcaaatgttttcatttcatcaaatctacttttcaaagaaGAAATTGTCATTTCTACAATAATCacaaaataatcaattctaaaagaTTTTTCAGGTGATAGtgaaatttcatcatcttctttctcatcaaattattttttttctaaaaatacgaTGTTTCATTGAAAATATTGATTCTATATTCATATCAGATGCAAGACTTTTACCAATAGTCAAACTTGTTGCAAAACCATCAttcctatatttttcaaaatatgatattataCCATCTAATTGTTTCATAGCAGAATCAATGCACATAGATTTTGATTGGAACTTCTTACTTATCATGTTTatagcaaataaaatatcataccaaataaccataccaagtaaaaattcaaaactttcaaTTGAGTTAACTATATTTTAAGATTCACTCTTAGACTTTGTATCATCACAAATGTCATATAACTCTAATAAAGCACTTCGCACTTCAAGAGCTTGAAACCTAATAGCTTGAACACTTTTAATACGACTTTCCCAACGTGTGTTTGAAAAAGATTTGACAGTTAATCATTTCATATTATCATGTAAAACTTTCTATCTTTTAGGAGAACTTGAAAACAATGTATATATGCGTTAAACTACTCCAAAAAAAGAAACGACTTTAACACAAGAATATGTCATATCACTAAGAGtcaaattaagactatgacaagcaCATGGCATGTATAATGCTCTTGGGTTTATTTCAAGCAACCTCTTTTGAACTCCTTGGTGTTTCCTTTCATATTAGAACCATTATCATAaccttgacctctaatattttcaatactaagatcaagtgattttaatatattttttaattcattaaaaaGTCCAAAACCAGATGTATCATTAACTTTTAGAAACTCTAATAAATACTCTTCTATTTTCACATTGCTAGATGACATATTAACACATCGTACTATGAAagtcatttgttcttgatgactaaTATCCGGAGtacaataaaaaattattaaaaaatattttgcctcCTTAATTTTCTAACATTATCAGCTAAAAGAGAAATCAACTCATTCTGAATTTTATGACCAAGATAATAATGATGAATTTCATTATTTTGAATGCGTCTAATATGATCTTGTATCACAACGTCAAATTCAGTAATCATTTCAATCAACCCTAAAAAGTTTCCATTACTTTCTTGATATAGTTTCTCATTAGATCCCCGAAAAGTCAAACAACGTTTAGAAAGATATTTTACAATTGCTAATATTCTTGTAAGAACTTGTCTCCAACACTCTCTTTCTTTAGAGATTTCTCGTTGTAGATCTTTAtcaattgtttcatttttatctAATCTCATTTTTAATTCCTTCCAAGAATTCATATTAGTTATATGTTCAATAGAATTTTCATCTTCTTTAAGTCGTTCACTGATATGTTTTCAATCTCTAAACCTatcatttgctaaagaacttctATTGTTTTCAGATTTAAATAACTTACAACAAAAGCAATAAACTTTATCTACATGTTTACTGTATACCAACCACTTTCGGTATCTTTCCTCTCCATTACTTAACTttctaaaataataaatacttgaaaaatgtctagagtagtgATCAAAAGGAAATGTGAGATTTATTTCTCTTATAGGCCCcttttcaactaaaatatcacGTGCATTGTTATCAAGATTATCCCAATTTCTTGGGTTATATATATTAAGTGGAAGAATAAATTATTTATCAATATTATTATTCTCATTATCTACTACATTAGTAATATTTTCATGCTCTTATAAATTATCTCTATCTTCATTAACATCATGAATTTCATTAGATTCTTCATTAACATCATGAATTTCATTaaattcatcattaacatcatgaATTTCATTAGACTCCTAGCTAACATCATATATTTCTTTAGACTCATCTATATTATCCCTATTTAAAATTTCTATATTTTCATTAGAACTTGTACTTttaacaaagaatttattaagagcaCCTTTTTGTGATTCAGTTAATTGTTCtagtcttcttttttttttcttttttcacatCCAGAAATATGATTTTTAGGCAACATATTATAATTCACAAAATCACAATTaaaaagatataatttaaatcaacttAGTCTGAGTATAAAAGGAATAATAAGCACCTGGATTGAAATTATTTGTAGAATTATAGGCTTAGCACTTAGCAGCTTAAGCACCTCACCTCGGACACGATAGACTATAATAAAACACCTGTTTATTAATTTAACAATTAAGTCaacattaaattctaaatttacaattaattaattaacaaaaaattcttATTCTATGAATAATTAACTAATTAAGTCATAGGCTATGCCCTATGACTTAAGTGAGCTTAAGGCACGGCCTATGACCTATGACTTAAGTGAGCTTAAGGCACATACCGGTCcaagatatttatttttttattttttattagtatAGATAATAtccttaaaaaaattatcaatcattGATACAAATTAGAAAGTATTAACTCTCCatcaacttaatatttttaagtcaatcaatcatttttaaaaatatatatatttattcaatAAGTTGAATTCCGTTCTTGGATGCCTTGTCTGAGAAACTGACAGCCGCTCCTGCAACTCCATTAATTTCCACTCTGGATATGAATGCTGCAAACGTCAGTATTTCGAGCTATCGGCAAACGGATGTAATTGGCTATGGAAAATATGACTGTTATGTTTGGAaatcaaaatagaaaaaaatcgGTCCAATGTCATCTCCGGACAAACTCGGATATGGACCCCAATGACAACGATTTGTTGGCTGCTTATAAAACAGGAGGTTGCCCACGGACTGTGCCAACTGATACAGATGACAACTATTGCTCCTGTTAATGTCAAGAAATAGACAACTAAATTCgacatttagaaaaaaaaaatacagtcataaattattattaataaaaaa from Zingiber officinale cultivar Zhangliang chromosome 5B, Zo_v1.1, whole genome shotgun sequence encodes the following:
- the LOC121985829 gene encoding beta-glucosidase 22-like — protein: MGKEGTFSTSSFLTAILLLSLQNYGWGLPLVTEPASLSRGDFPLNFIFGAGTSAYQVEGAVAEDGRTPSIWDNFTHQGRMMDKSTADVASDGYHKYKEDVKLMAELGLDSYRFSISWSRLLPNGRGFVNPKGLQFYNNFIDELVKYGIQPHITLYHLEHPQVLEEEYSGLLSPLFVEDFTAFADVCFRNFGDRVRRWTTFAEPNINALGGFDIAGIAPGRCSSPFGANCKAGNSTTEPYIVAHHFLLAHASVVKLYKSKYQAVQKGWMGINVYTFWFYPDTNSSADIAATQRTIDFYVGWILNPLVNGDYPETMKKNAGSRLPSFTGNQSQLVKGSFDYIGINHYSSIYVKDNPNSLKMKLRDFSFDAASDISSLRNATPGQFDPTKAAPIDSQGMQYILQYIRDTYGNHPIFVEENGYGIGLKESGLNDTDRINYLTLFISGVLDAIRNGVNVRGYFVWSLMDVFEVLTGYQSRCGLYHVDFEDANKTRTPKLSAHWYAELLKKDDKINTKTNETAALDRN